Proteins encoded by one window of Pseudomonas coleopterorum:
- a CDS encoding UvrD-helicase domain-containing protein produces the protein MNPFDRARIQAMNARAKLIAACGENYPTSQQLLAVVEDTLGLAIEWVAPDDYALGGGNALIQRSMLTILVRNDVRQEEKAYLLAHELGHWYLDAPQQSQGSSSSSFLDEGAGQSAGSAVVDGYGAWERQELQANVFARELLLPKSTARALWSSGWRSRQIAAHFLLPLEVVRQQLADALLLPDVPPALPAPAHPPSDAQRQAAQATEKYVNVVAGPGTGKTTTLVHRVAHLIGTGVPADKILVMTFTNRAAQELVERLTAANVPSAAHIWAGTFHSFGLELLRKHHHLFGLTPQIKVADLLQQVRMMVEELPNLELKYFFRLRNPYDWLPDVLKTIHRLKEELVFPDDYSSILQTLPPVDPDVSLERGDIVTLYKAYEDVLRREGWVDYPDLLVRPTVRAREDRPSLAAFLDQYDYVLVDEYQDVNHVMVEFVKKIGSAQRHLWVVGDIRQAIHHWRGASIQSLLKFDEAYVVRGQTDSIKRYSLDINRRSSPEILRAVERAGTHHVLQTLVPLDPVSPSRSLSGVMPALFQVARDAQSANIIAQIGQRLMAGNSYGSQGIISSTNVQLDKLAQDIERAGIPVLHIGELSQRAEVKELMCLMQLLAQRTPSALLGLLRRPEFSMPASDITLLTNLSKLGFDYQRGRWLKQPVPGISPKGLQVVQALNTLLGAATRSSRPWAFVCDLMFEQGFGLDNLADQSPSAQIRRLALWQFLYGVRNSDGVGSQATLSKFLVREDFRRYIGQRSVERSLPPEAAAIDAVRLMTVHGSKGLEFDVVHMANVDKFRFGADAPPPRQEDDRQASMLPPEVLNSTPQKRAEGEAIERNNLLYVGISRAKDSLNIYCGTDTSKIPTPLCDPSVFTPTRGSANALVVAPPLAVVPFAAPAAINFSMLNGFMGCSLQYHYAHELNLPAEQELDISIRARRSVLAGLEYVYRDGAKPQDAFLQAWGEKPLPTHAEDRMLSEHAWIAFSRGTILQPGISQYVPESTATVNGQVITMPWMLRDSNGGLVWLRTGIGLTDVCNNVRPLLENLGGGRCENISIHSLVSGRSGSAIPSARASSTNVFKAIKALRAGERSASRGKHCNRCAYSTICAQRP, from the coding sequence ATGAATCCTTTCGACCGCGCACGAATTCAGGCAATGAACGCGCGGGCGAAACTCATCGCTGCGTGTGGTGAGAACTATCCAACTAGTCAGCAGTTGCTCGCAGTCGTCGAGGATACTTTGGGCTTAGCGATCGAATGGGTAGCTCCGGACGATTATGCGCTGGGCGGGGGAAATGCCCTCATACAGCGATCCATGCTCACGATCTTGGTTCGTAATGATGTTCGCCAGGAAGAGAAAGCCTATCTGTTAGCTCATGAGCTCGGCCATTGGTATCTCGACGCTCCCCAGCAGTCGCAAGGCTCATCCTCATCGTCCTTCCTCGATGAAGGTGCCGGGCAGTCCGCTGGGTCTGCAGTGGTGGATGGGTATGGAGCTTGGGAGCGCCAGGAGCTCCAAGCCAACGTCTTTGCACGGGAGCTCTTATTACCCAAATCGACGGCAAGGGCGCTGTGGTCAAGCGGATGGCGCTCTCGGCAAATTGCCGCGCACTTTCTTCTGCCCTTGGAGGTAGTACGGCAGCAACTGGCTGACGCTTTGCTGCTTCCCGATGTTCCCCCTGCGCTTCCTGCGCCTGCGCACCCCCCAAGTGATGCTCAGCGCCAAGCGGCTCAGGCGACCGAGAAGTACGTCAACGTCGTGGCAGGGCCAGGCACAGGCAAGACAACAACGCTCGTACATCGCGTAGCCCACCTCATCGGAACGGGTGTGCCTGCAGATAAAATCCTGGTCATGACGTTCACCAACCGCGCAGCGCAGGAGCTGGTAGAGCGACTCACAGCGGCCAATGTTCCGAGCGCCGCACATATTTGGGCAGGCACCTTCCATTCCTTCGGCTTGGAATTGCTGCGCAAACATCATCATCTCTTCGGATTGACCCCTCAGATCAAGGTCGCAGATCTGCTGCAGCAGGTCAGAATGATGGTCGAAGAGCTCCCTAATCTAGAGCTGAAATATTTTTTCAGGTTGCGCAACCCTTACGACTGGCTGCCCGATGTCTTAAAGACTATCCATCGGCTGAAGGAGGAGCTCGTCTTTCCTGATGACTATTCCTCCATCCTTCAGACCCTTCCTCCAGTCGACCCAGACGTTTCGCTTGAGCGTGGCGATATTGTCACCCTCTACAAAGCCTACGAGGATGTCCTGCGCCGGGAGGGATGGGTCGATTATCCAGACCTGCTAGTGCGGCCCACCGTCAGAGCGCGAGAGGATCGCCCCTCTTTGGCAGCCTTCCTTGACCAGTACGATTATGTCTTGGTAGATGAGTACCAGGACGTCAACCATGTCATGGTTGAGTTTGTTAAGAAAATCGGTTCTGCGCAGCGCCATCTCTGGGTCGTCGGCGACATACGCCAAGCAATTCACCATTGGCGCGGAGCATCGATTCAAAGCCTGCTCAAGTTTGATGAAGCCTACGTTGTTAGGGGGCAGACGGATTCGATCAAGCGTTACAGCCTGGATATCAATCGCCGTAGCTCGCCCGAAATTCTGCGCGCAGTCGAAAGGGCTGGCACTCACCATGTCTTGCAGACGCTGGTGCCTCTTGACCCTGTCTCACCTTCTCGTTCCTTAAGTGGCGTTATGCCAGCCTTGTTCCAGGTGGCAAGAGATGCCCAGAGCGCCAACATCATTGCGCAGATCGGGCAACGTCTGATGGCTGGCAACAGTTATGGTAGCCAGGGGATTATCAGCTCCACTAACGTGCAATTGGACAAGCTAGCCCAAGACATCGAACGGGCCGGGATTCCCGTATTGCACATTGGGGAGTTGAGTCAACGAGCTGAAGTTAAAGAGCTCATGTGCTTGATGCAGCTCCTGGCACAGCGTACACCCAGTGCGCTCTTGGGGCTACTGCGGCGCCCTGAGTTCAGCATGCCGGCCTCGGATATCACCCTGCTCACTAACCTGTCTAAGCTCGGCTTCGATTACCAGCGCGGTCGTTGGCTGAAGCAGCCCGTGCCGGGAATATCACCAAAGGGGCTGCAGGTTGTCCAGGCGTTGAATACGTTGCTGGGCGCAGCAACCCGCAGCTCTCGCCCTTGGGCATTCGTATGCGACCTGATGTTTGAACAGGGTTTCGGGCTGGATAACTTGGCTGATCAGTCGCCCTCCGCGCAAATTCGGCGCTTGGCGCTGTGGCAATTCCTCTACGGTGTGCGCAATAGCGATGGTGTCGGCAGCCAGGCAACTCTTTCCAAATTTCTGGTAAGGGAGGATTTCAGGCGCTATATCGGCCAGCGGTCGGTGGAGCGATCATTGCCGCCTGAGGCCGCTGCGATTGACGCAGTCCGGCTCATGACGGTTCACGGGAGCAAGGGTCTCGAATTCGACGTGGTACACATGGCTAACGTCGATAAGTTTCGCTTCGGTGCTGATGCTCCACCGCCTCGGCAGGAGGATGATCGCCAAGCGTCTATGCTTCCTCCTGAAGTTCTCAACAGCACACCTCAGAAACGGGCTGAGGGTGAAGCCATCGAGCGTAACAACCTGCTTTATGTAGGTATATCGAGGGCCAAAGACAGCCTCAATATCTACTGCGGTACCGATACTTCGAAGATTCCCACACCGTTGTGTGATCCGTCGGTCTTCACACCGACCCGTGGATCTGCCAACGCGCTTGTCGTTGCGCCACCCCTTGCTGTTGTTCCCTTCGCGGCGCCTGCCGCGATCAATTTCTCGATGCTCAACGGGTTCATGGGTTGTTCGCTTCAGTACCACTACGCCCACGAGTTGAACCTTCCTGCAGAGCAGGAGTTGGACATCTCAATCCGGGCCCGTCGATCTGTGCTTGCAGGGCTGGAATATGTTTACCGCGATGGGGCAAAGCCGCAGGACGCATTCCTCCAAGCGTGGGGTGAGAAACCTTTGCCCACTCATGCAGAGGACAGGATGCTATCTGAGCATGCCTGGATCGCTTTTTCTCGCGGCACCATTTTACAGCCAGGGATTTCACAGTACGTGCCCGAAAGCACGGCTACCGTGAATGGGCAGGTCATCACCATGCCTTGGATGCTTCGTGACTCAAACGGTGGCTTGGTCTGGCTACGCACGGGCATTGGGCTGACTGACGTTTGCAATAACGTGCGCCCCCTCCTGGAAAACCTCGGTGGGGGTCGATGCGAAAACATCTCCATACATTCCCTAGTGAGCGGGCGCTCTGGAAGTGCAATTCCTTCTGCCAGGGCGAGCAGCACCAACGTGTTCAAGGCGATAAAGGCACTTCGTGCGGGAGAGCGCTCCGCGAGTCGTGGGAAGCATTGCAACCGTTGCGCGTATTCAACTATCTGTGCCCAAAGACCTTAA